A genomic region of Zea mays cultivar B73 chromosome 6, Zm-B73-REFERENCE-NAM-5.0, whole genome shotgun sequence contains the following coding sequences:
- the LOC103629436 gene encoding glucan endo-1,3-beta-glucosidase 14, which translates to MALRLTLAAVALAVLAAAAASGASAPASALGINYGQVADNLPPPQAALVLLRALNATRVKLYDADARVLRAFAGSGVDFTVGVPDRLVPRLAADRGAAAAWVRGSLLPHLPATSITAVTVGNEVLSGTDAAMHRALLPAMEALHAAVAASNLTSRVAVTTAHSLAVLSSSFPPSAAAFRREVVPYMAPLLGFLARTGAPFLVNAYPYFAYKADPARVDLGYALFEPGAGGVADAATGLRYDNMLHAQVDAVRAAICAANYGRALEIRVSETGWPSQGDDDEAGATPENAARYNGNLMRLVAQGKGTPAAPDEPLQVYVFALFNEDQKPGPASERHYGLFKPDGTPAYNVGVKAPTITVPKGSGSGNGTGTGGLVVAQGPGGADGVGPGTGYYTVSAASVYNVKSRQRRRRSLVAAAAVLAMVSGLW; encoded by the exons ATGGCGCTCCGACTAACGCTCGCCGCCGTCGCACTCGCCGTCCtcgcagcggcggcggcgagtgGCGCCAGCGCCCCCGCCTCGGCGCTGGGGATCAACTACGGGCAGGTCGCGGACAACCTCCCGCCGCCGCAGGCGGCCCTGGTGCTGCTCCGCGCGCTGAACGCGACGCGGGTGAAGCTGTACGACGCGGACGCGCGCGTGCTCCGCGCCTTCGCGGGGTCCGGGGTCGACTTCACCGTGGGCGTCCCGGACCGCCTGGTCCCGCGCCTGGCCGCGGACCGGGGCGCGGCGGCCGCGTGGGTGCGCGGCAGCCTGCTGCCCCACCTCCCCGCCACGTCCATCACCGCCGTCACCGTGGGCAACGAGGTGCTGTCGGGCACCGACGCCGCCATGCACCGGGCGCTGCTCCCGGCCATGGAGGCCCTCCACGCGGCGGTGGCCGCGAGCAACCTCACCTCCCGCGTGGCCGTCACAACGGCGCACTCCCTCGCCGTGCTGTCCTCCTCGTTCCCGCCGTCCGCCGCGGCGTTCCGCCGCGAGGTGGTCCCCTACATGGCGCCTCTGCTCGGGTTCCTGGCCCGCACGGGCGCGCCGTTCCTGGTGAACGCGTACCCTTACTTCGCGTACAAGGCGGACCCGGCGCGGGTGGACCTGGGCTACGCGCTGTTCGAGCCCGGCGCAGGCGGCGTGGCCGACGCCGCCACGGGGCTGCGCTACGACAACATGCTCCACGCGCAGGTGGACGCCGTGCGCGCCGCCATCTGCGCGGCCAACTACGGCAGGGCGCTGGAGATCCGCGTGTCGGAGACCGGGTGGCCGTCGCAGGGCGACGACGACGAGGCCGGCGCCACGCCGGAGAACGCCGCCAGGTACAACGGCAACCTCATGCGCCTCGTGGCGCAGGGCAAGGGCACGCCCGCTGCGCCCGACGAGCCGCTGCAGGTCTACGTGTTCGCGCTCTTCAACGAGGACCAGAAGCCCGGCCCGGCGTCGGAGCGGCACTACGGGCTGTTCAAGCCCGACGGCACCCCCGCGTACAACGTCGGCGTCAAGGCGCCCACCATCACGGTGCCCAAAGGCAGCGGGAGTGGGAACGGCACCGGCACTGGCGGCTTGGTTGTGGCGCAAGGACCCGGCGGCGCCGACGGCGTCGGGCCGGGCACCGGGTACTACACCGTGTCTGCCGCATCAGTGTACAAT gtgaagagcagacagcggcggcggcggagccTGGTGGCGGCGGCTGCCGTCCTGGCCATGGTGTCCGGGCTCTGGTAG